The following is a genomic window from Amycolatopsis australiensis.
GCAGCGGAAGCCTCGGGCTTCCGGTGCCGACCAAACAGGTGCGGGTGGTCGATCAGGACGGCGCCGAGGCGCGGCGCGGCGAGCTGACGATCAAGGGCAAGCCGATGATGACCGGCTACTGGAACCGACCCGAGGACACCGCGCGGGTCCTGCGCGACGGCTGGCTGCACACCGGCGACGTCGTCGTCCGCGGCCTCGACGGCGGCATCAGGATCGTCGGCCGGATGAAGGACATGGTGCGGCGCGGCGGCGAGAACATCGCCAGCGCCGAGGTCGAGGCGACGCTGGAGCGCGACGCCGCGGTCGTCGCCGCCGCGGTCGTCGCCGAGCCGGACGACGTTCTCGGTGAAGAGGTAAAGGCGTTCGTCCAGGTCGCCGACGGCGTCGCGCCCGACCGGGCGACCGCCGAGTCGATCATCGAGCGGGCCGGCGCGCAGCTCGCCCGCTTCAAGGTGCCGCGCTACGTCGAGTTCGTCGAGGACTTCCCGCGCACCCCTTCCGAGCGGGTGGCCAAGACCGAACTCAAGGCGCGAGCGGCGGCCGGCCCCGGCCCCCGCTACGACCTGGGCACCCGCCGGGCGACCTCGGTTCCCGGCTCTGTCCGCGTCGAGCTCGTCCGTGACGTCGCCGTGCTCACCCTCTCCCGGCCCGGGAAGCTGAACGCGCTGGACGTCGCGACCCGGCTCCGGCTCGCGGAACTCGTCCGCGAGTTCGGCGACGGCCGGAAGGCGCGCGGCATCGTACTGACCGGCGAGGGCCGGGCGTTCTCCGCCGGCGAGGACCTCCGGGCCGTCCCCACCTCACTCGCGGACGTCCGGACCGCGTTCGAGACCTTCCACGACATCACCCGCGCCATCCTCGGCACCGAGGTGCCCGTCGTCGCCGCCGTCAACGGCCTGGCCGTGGGCGGGGCGTCGGAGATCACGCTGTGCTGCGACACCCGGATCGGCACCCCGGCCACCGAGTACTACCAGCCGGAAAACGGCCGCGGTATCACGATTTCCAACGCGTCGAGTGTGCTCCTGCCGCGGCTGATCCGCGGGCACGCGATGCGCACGGTCCTCGGCTCGCCCCGGATTCCCGCCGCCGAGGCCCTGCGGATCGGGCTGCTCGACGAAATCGTCGAGCCCGAGAACCTGATCAGTCATGCCGTCGACACGGTCGTCCGGTGGACACCCGAGGGCAACACGACCGCCCTGCACCTCGCGCTGCTGCGTCCCCAGGCCGACGAGATCGAAGCGGCGTTCGCACGCGAGGACGAAGCGGCCCGGAAGACGTGGGAAAGCGGCGCCTTCAGCGCGGGCATCCAGCGCTTCTGGTCGACCAAGGCCACCGACGCCAGGCAGGAGACATCGGCATGATCGACACCCGGGCCGCGGTGCTCACCGCGATCGGCAAGCCCCTCGAACTGACGACCATCCAGGTGGACTCCCCGGAACCCGACGAGGTACGCGTCGCGGTCGCGAACGTCGGGCTGTGCCACAGCGACCTGCACTACCTGACCGGAACGGTCTCGACCGGCCTGCCGGTCGTGCTCGGCCACGAGGTGGCGGGCGTCGTCGAGGCCGTGGGCGCACAGGTCACCGGGCTGCGTCCCGGCGACCGCGTGGCCGGCGTCCTGACGCCCTCGTGCGGCCGCTGCGGCAACTGCGAGACCGGGCGGCCGACCCAGTGCCGGCGCGTCGACGAAGTCCGACGCCGTCCCCGGCCCGCGTTCCGGACCACGAGCGGCCAGGCCATCGGGCGGCTCGGCGACGTCGGCGCGTTCTCCCAGCACATCCTGATGCGCGACAACGCCCTGGTGCGATTGCCCGAGGACCTGCCACTGCCCGTCGGGTGCCTGCTGTCCTGCTGCGTCATCACCGGCGTCGGCGCCGTCTTCCGCGGCGCCCGGGTGCGGCCGGGCAGCACCGTCGCGGTCGTCGGGTGCGGCGGCGTCGGATCGGCCATCATCCAGGGCGCCCGGCTCGCCGGCGCCTCGGCCGTCATCGCGATCGACATCGACGACGCCCGGCTCGAAGCCGCCCGGGGCTACGGCGCGACAAGCGTCATCAACAGCGCGGCCGGGGATGTCGTGGCGGAACTCCACCGCTTGCTGGGCGACGGCGTGGACTACTCCTTCGAAGCGGTCGGCTCCGCCCGCACCGCGGCGACCGCCCTCGCCCTGCTGCGCCCGACGGGTACGGCCTGCCTGGTCGGGATCGCGCCCGACGGCACCGATATCTCCGTCCCCGCGGCTGACTTCTTCTTCCAGGAGAAGCGGCTCATCGGCTCCTACATGGGCTCGGGCCACGCCCGCCAGGACATCCTCCAGCTCGCGCGCCTGTACCGGCAGGGCCGGCTGCTGCTCGACGAAATGGTCACGCGGGTCATCCCGTTCGGCGAAATCAACGAGGGCTTCGAGGCGATGAAGTCCGGCGACGTGACCCGCGTCGTCGTCGACCTCCGGTCCTGACCCACCAGCTGTTGCGAAGGCGAACGTCATGACGATTCCCCAGCCGGTCAACTACATCGCCGGCGAGTGGCGCGAGTGCGCGACCGTGCCGGGCGCGTGGAACCTCGATCCCAACACCCGCACTCCGCTCCACCCTCTCGTCACCACCACGCCCGGCGACGTCGAACACGCGCTGCGGCACGCCGACCGGTGCTACGACGCCGGCCGCTGGGACGAGGACGCCCGGAGAGAACGCGCCGAGCTGCTCCGACGCGTCGCGGACAACCTGGCGGCCCGCGCCGAGGACCTTGCCCGGACGGACGCACTGACGAGCGGCACCCCGATCAGCGTCACCCGCGCACTCGCGGCCTTCCTGCCCGCGCGGCTGCGCGCGGCGGCAGCCGATCT
Proteins encoded in this region:
- a CDS encoding AMP-binding protein — protein: MPTLTALLAERAAQSPDGEFLRFGDRAWSFAEIDTWTSRLAHRLIETDGVGIGDRVGIMLPNVVHWPVVWLAVLKAGAVAVPINAVYRQADLAFVLKDSGARVVFTDGDRTPLVRKVADDGLAGVRAVDVAEDGSAGYTGTAPGIPVTGETLANLQYTSGTTGFPKACMLTHDYWVRLGWLCAAAAGLGPDDVLLTAQPFSYMDPQWNAAVALTVGAPLVVLPRFSASGFFADVRRHGVTFCYVLGAMPTLLYKQPPDPADRDNDLRLVFCSGIPVDLHARLEERWGAPWRELYGMTESGIDLVSLSADAVGSGSLGLPVPTKQVRVVDQDGAEARRGELTIKGKPMMTGYWNRPEDTARVLRDGWLHTGDVVVRGLDGGIRIVGRMKDMVRRGGENIASAEVEATLERDAAVVAAAVVAEPDDVLGEEVKAFVQVADGVAPDRATAESIIERAGAQLARFKVPRYVEFVEDFPRTPSERVAKTELKARAAAGPGPRYDLGTRRATSVPGSVRVELVRDVAVLTLSRPGKLNALDVATRLRLAELVREFGDGRKARGIVLTGEGRAFSAGEDLRAVPTSLADVRTAFETFHDITRAILGTEVPVVAAVNGLAVGGASEITLCCDTRIGTPATEYYQPENGRGITISNASSVLLPRLIRGHAMRTVLGSPRIPAAEALRIGLLDEIVEPENLISHAVDTVVRWTPEGNTTALHLALLRPQADEIEAAFAREDEAARKTWESGAFSAGIQRFWSTKATDARQETSA
- a CDS encoding zinc-binding dehydrogenase, translating into MIDTRAAVLTAIGKPLELTTIQVDSPEPDEVRVAVANVGLCHSDLHYLTGTVSTGLPVVLGHEVAGVVEAVGAQVTGLRPGDRVAGVLTPSCGRCGNCETGRPTQCRRVDEVRRRPRPAFRTTSGQAIGRLGDVGAFSQHILMRDNALVRLPEDLPLPVGCLLSCCVITGVGAVFRGARVRPGSTVAVVGCGGVGSAIIQGARLAGASAVIAIDIDDARLEAARGYGATSVINSAAGDVVAELHRLLGDGVDYSFEAVGSARTAATALALLRPTGTACLVGIAPDGTDISVPAADFFFQEKRLIGSYMGSGHARQDILQLARLYRQGRLLLDEMVTRVIPFGEINEGFEAMKSGDVTRVVVDLRS